The following proteins come from a genomic window of Miscanthus floridulus cultivar M001 chromosome 2, ASM1932011v1, whole genome shotgun sequence:
- the LOC136539150 gene encoding shewanella-like protein phosphatase 1, with protein MAVLALRLGFVAPPYPRTSSGRFAFSPSSCRAVANDAGVGGPARPITVDGDPPTVVSAPGRRIVAIGDVHGDLSQTRAALVLAGVLSAESEGHLWTGGRTVLVQVGDILDRGEDEIAILSLLSSLNMQAKSQGGAVFQVNGNHETMNVEGDFRYCDPGGFDECVRFLDYLDECDGNWDNAFLNWINVCERWKKEYGALPNGDWRPWDFVKKQKGFAARSSLFKRGGPLACELARHPVVLKINDWIFCHGGLLPHHVEYGIERMNREVSIWMKCSGEDNDDETDIPFIATRGYDSVVWSRLYSQDPAERTRRALMLSSIVAEQTLEAVGAKGMVVGHTPQMHGVNCKCDGKVWCVDVGMSSGILYSRPEVLEIVNDRPRVLKKRRELYDEMEVLDYL; from the exons ATGGCCGTTCTTGCGCTCAGGCTGGGTTTCGTGGCTCCGCCTTATCCTAGGACCAGCAGCGGCAGGTTCGCCTTCTCCCCCTCGTCCTGCCGCGCCGTCGCCAACGACGCGGGGGTTGGAGGACCCGCGCGCCCGATCACCGTCGACGGGGACCCGCCCACCGTCGTCTCCGCGCCCGGCCGCCGCATTGTCGCCA TTGGCGATGTCCATGGTGATCTCTCCCAGACGAGAGCCGCGCTGGTGCTGGCCGGCGTCCTGAGCGCGGAATCAGAGGGCCATCTGTGGACAGGCGGACGCACG GTACTTGTTCAAGTCGGTGACATCCTTGATCGTGGTGAGGATGAAATTGCCATACTCTCCCTGTTGAGCTCACTCAACATGCAAGCCAAATCTCAAGGCGGTGCTGTATTTCAG GTTAACGGAAACCATGAAACCATGAATGTGGAAGGCGATTTCCGCTACTGTGATCCGGGAGGCTTTGATGAGTGCGTACGCTTCCTTGACTACTTGGATGAATGTGACGGCAACTGGGATAACGCATTTCTCAACTGGATAAATGTCTGTGAAAGATGGAAGAAAGAATATGGAGCTCTGCCTAATGGCGACTGGCGTCCATGGGACTTCGTCAAG AAGCAGAAAGGCTTTGCTGCAAGATCGTCTCTTTTCAAGCGAGGTGGTCCGCTAGCTTGTGAATTGGCACGGCATCCTGTTGTCCTCAAGATCAATGACTGGATATTTTGTCACGGTGGCCTTCTTCCTCACCATG TTGAATATGGGATTGAGCGTATGAACAGGGAAGTATCAATTTGGATGAAATGTTCAGGCGAAGACAACGATGATGAGACAGACATCCCCTTCATAGCTACTAGAGGTTATGACAGCGTGGTATGGAGCCGATTGTACTCACAAGATCCTGCTGAAAGAACACGCCGTGCTTTGAtg CTATCTTCTATTGTTGCTGAACAAACGCTAGAAGCTGTAGGAGCCAAAGGGATGGTAGTAGGGCACACACCCCAGATGCATGGAGTGAACTG TAAATGTGATGGCAAAGTCTGGTGTGTTGATGTGGGCATGTCCTCTGGTATTCTTTACTCAAGGCCAGAG GTCCTAGAAATAGTCAATGACAGACCAAGGGTTTTGAAGAAGCGGAGAGAATTATATGATGAGATGGAAGTGTTGGACTATTTGTAA